From one Bacteroidota bacterium genomic stretch:
- a CDS encoding phosphatase PAP2 family protein: MRSRFREFRLGGLMMFLIVSNFVSAQKSDSCLLDKKYLHSFFTDTRDLLLSPGKTGREDGNFIGASLLVIPAGFMFDEPVERFFRRQQIRSSNEEWIDYSISNFGSGLYPGAAAVILYGLGASKKREDLKWMALLQIKTLGISVAASRVPKYLFQRKRPDENIPVNAWNWSGPLQGFTGNYSFTSGHTFIAFSWAAVTASAYKEKKGLVIGLYSLASLVEYPEFIKENIGAVMFWVVLYWAMHWVNLCTASRRKTG, encoded by the coding sequence ATGCGAAGTAGGTTCCGGGAATTTCGTTTAGGTGGTTTGATGATGTTTTTAATCGTTTCAAATTTCGTATCTGCGCAAAAATCAGATTCCTGTTTACTTGATAAAAAGTATCTCCATTCATTTTTCACGGACACCCGCGATTTATTGCTTTCGCCCGGAAAAACTGGCAGAGAAGATGGGAACTTTATCGGTGCATCACTCCTTGTCATTCCTGCCGGGTTTATGTTCGATGAACCTGTCGAAAGATTTTTCAGGCGACAACAAATTCGTAGCAGCAATGAAGAATGGATAGACTATTCCATCTCGAATTTTGGCAGTGGTTTATATCCCGGAGCTGCAGCAGTAATTCTTTATGGTTTAGGGGCAAGCAAGAAAAGAGAGGATTTGAAGTGGATGGCCTTGCTTCAAATAAAAACGTTGGGTATTTCTGTTGCAGCCAGCAGAGTGCCGAAATACCTTTTTCAACGCAAGCGTCCTGATGAAAATATTCCCGTAAATGCATGGAACTGGAGTGGGCCTCTTCAAGGTTTTACCGGAAACTATTCATTTACGAGTGGTCATACATTTATCGCATTTTCCTGGGCTGCCGTTACCGCATCTGCCTACAAAGAAAAAAAGGGCCTTGTGATTGGCTTGTATTCTCTGGCATCACTAGTTGAGTATCCAGAGTTTATAAAGGAGAACATTGGAGCAGTGATGTTTTGGGTGGTGCTGTATTGGGCTATGCATTGGGTAAACTTATGTACCGCTTCCAGGAGAAAAACTGGATGA
- a CDS encoding redoxin domain-containing protein → MLKIGSRVPEFSIMDSEKQPFTNETIAGKRTLLLFFPAAFTSVCTKELCAVRDDIARYNDLQVDVVGLSTDSLYVLAKYKEEQGLNFKLAADYNKEMCAAFDSQYEVFAFGMKGTAKRSAFIIDENGAICYAEVLASAGDIPNFKAITEVLEKMGVNS, encoded by the coding sequence ATGTTGAAAATAGGCTCTCGAGTACCGGAATTCTCAATAATGGATAGTGAGAAGCAACCTTTTACCAATGAAACCATTGCCGGAAAACGAACATTGCTATTGTTTTTTCCGGCCGCATTCACCAGCGTTTGTACAAAAGAACTTTGTGCGGTGCGTGATGATATAGCACGATATAATGATCTCCAGGTGGATGTTGTGGGACTTTCAACGGATTCCTTGTACGTTCTTGCTAAATATAAAGAGGAACAAGGATTGAATTTTAAGCTTGCCGCTGATTATAACAAGGAGATGTGTGCTGCATTTGATTCGCAATATGAAGTATTTGCTTTTGGCATGAAGGGAACAGCAAAACGATCCGCATTTATCATTGACGAAAATGGAGCAATCTGTTATGCTGAAGTATTGGCAAGTGCCGGAGATATTCCAAATTTCAAAGCCATAACTGAGGTGTTAGAAAAAATGGGTGTAAATTCCTGA
- a CDS encoding T9SS type A sorting domain-containing protein, which produces MINLVKPAAVKIDICAVDGHLVNSSVIQLSAGVQNIAIRSSDLQLDAGVYMVRFLLEGEAKTVKMVVRP; this is translated from the coding sequence ATGATAAATCTGGTAAAACCTGCTGCCGTTAAAATTGATATTTGCGCTGTTGATGGACATCTGGTAAATAGTTCGGTTATACAACTTTCAGCCGGAGTTCAGAATATTGCTATTAGATCATCTGATTTACAGTTAGATGCAGGAGTGTATATGGTACGCTTTCTATTAGAGGGTGAAGCAAAGACGGTTAAAATGGTTGTCCGCCCCTGA
- a CDS encoding DUF1361 domain-containing protein translates to MWNLFLAYIPFGISTLMKLKERDIEPFQFWLIFPFWILFFPNAPYILTDLFHLMPRGNTPEWFDLFLLLSFSITGLLLGLFSLKHMHRFVIRFHSNGTGLLFVFCTLTLGSFGVYLGRFERFNSWDIIRSPLELFHDIGSRILYPTNHIGTWGMTIALSILLGILYLLIGGLENKGVKNSELRIKN, encoded by the coding sequence TTGTGGAATTTATTTCTTGCCTATATTCCTTTTGGCATAAGCACGTTAATGAAGTTAAAAGAAAGGGATATTGAACCTTTCCAATTTTGGTTGATTTTTCCATTTTGGATTCTATTTTTCCCAAATGCACCTTATATACTTACCGATCTTTTCCATTTAATGCCGAGAGGAAATACTCCGGAATGGTTCGATTTATTTCTATTGTTATCCTTTTCCATTACCGGATTATTGCTTGGACTTTTTTCTTTAAAACATATGCACCGGTTCGTCATCCGCTTTCATTCAAATGGCACAGGGTTACTTTTTGTTTTTTGTACATTGACACTAGGCAGTTTCGGGGTTTATTTAGGGAGATTCGAGCGTTTTAATAGTTGGGATATTATTCGATCGCCGCTGGAATTATTTCATGATATAGGTAGTCGTATTCTTTACCCAACCAATCATATTGGGACTTGGGGGATGACTATCGCTCTTAGTATATTATTAGGAATTTTATACTTATTGATAGGAGGATTAGAAAATAAAGGAGTTAAGAATTCAGAATTAAGAATTAAGAATTAA
- a CDS encoding T9SS type A sorting domain-containing protein: MNLSIIRWRVALVLVFFTCYSPAQISTFPYFQNFDSGIGNRTVTTINGTAWELGVPTVAGSPVPYSFPNCWGTDLDSGYRAGSVSYLTSPWFITGSMQHPYFSFLQFRYMSVGLDGMHVEYTDNGTQWNVLGSTGSPWSSNWYNSTSIFATGLAGFTGNSNGWLNSGIQLDFLGAIDSIRFRFKFSSNTSFGSAQPGIFLDNVTFKDSSSISTDISLTGISSPLTTVAAGISQPIKIILSNVSFQSIDTFFCGYILNGIPSTPTQIVNTLAPGQTDTITVGNITLISPLNTLCTYINVPGDNNNSNDTNCININALSLVQLPYFENFDSGPGAWTQVSNPNTLWEHGTPNYLTTSSAHSGVYCWDINLNTGYGPSAFSILSSPVFDLSTAGLCRLSFWRNNDSEASWDGTRMEYTINNGITWNLLGSVSDPNATNWYNFASINSSGQPAWAGTSNGWVKSTYLLQQVLGQNNVQFRYIFTSDVSVQTQGVSIDDFSIQELPDFDAELIYSYTNSPSFPAGGMSDSIFFLIKNNGSQIINTFTYQYAVNGIINTSALNFGNLLPGDSLLISLPGFLVNPLNQSICSKIILQNDADTSNNLFCFPILGLPTYTPTFEDNFDNGNTGWYSENAGVPGTSWEFGVPAFGATSGTYSPPYCWDINLTSGYASSANCRLNSPIFDLSAAVHPTLSFWQNRNAEMGWDGLKLEYRNIGDTLWQVMGILNDTNAINWYNDAQLISSQSPGWTGSSSGWTPSIYNLDVLNLSNLVQFRFVFNSDFSTNTDGVSIDNFKLTTIYSNDAALLTIISPGSNAIQGTSTPVEVLLRNMGSSTLTNLDITYRHNSGIPVTFNWTGNLATDSTQLVALPPIFPVGGPNTLEVFINWSGDLYQGNDTVQTSFFGIVTAGLPYSYDFESGSNGWGANTGPGNTNWELGTPNFGPLNTTHSGNACWDINLTMPYFNLAQAVLTSPIFDINPYNIITIQFWINYSAESNADGMFVEYSTNGNTWQRLGSINDPLGTNWYNSNLYQSNEGWSGISNGWQSVSYEYTSPWGNNYLQLRFKFISDFNLVDAGFSLDDINITGVTGVSENSSEDHITIYPNPAHTFSKINIQSKQRRNFQLQLLNSEGRILSHFKIGENPFEIDTRSIPEGLYLLRFTDENAKQIVKPLLIIHR, from the coding sequence ATGAACTTAAGTATAATCCGATGGAGGGTCGCATTAGTTTTGGTGTTTTTCACATGTTATTCTCCGGCACAAATCAGCACTTTTCCCTACTTTCAAAACTTTGATTCAGGAATTGGTAACCGGACCGTTACCACCATTAACGGTACTGCATGGGAGTTAGGTGTACCAACTGTTGCCGGATCACCGGTTCCCTATAGTTTTCCAAATTGCTGGGGTACTGATCTTGATTCCGGGTATCGGGCGGGGTCAGTTTCCTATTTAACTTCTCCATGGTTCATTACCGGGTCAATGCAACATCCTTATTTTTCTTTTCTGCAATTCCGATACATGTCAGTTGGATTAGATGGGATGCATGTAGAATATACAGACAACGGGACACAATGGAATGTATTAGGAAGTACAGGTTCGCCCTGGAGTAGTAACTGGTATAACTCCACCTCCATTTTTGCAACAGGATTAGCCGGATTTACAGGTAATTCAAATGGATGGCTGAATTCCGGAATTCAACTTGATTTTTTAGGTGCAATAGACAGTATTCGATTTCGGTTTAAATTTAGTAGCAACACTTCTTTCGGGAGTGCGCAGCCCGGAATATTCCTAGACAATGTCACATTTAAAGATAGTTCCTCTATTTCTACCGATATAAGTTTAACAGGTATTTCTTCTCCCCTGACTACTGTAGCGGCCGGCATCTCTCAGCCAATTAAAATAATTCTGAGCAATGTTTCGTTCCAAAGCATCGACACCTTTTTCTGTGGATATATCCTCAACGGGATTCCATCCACCCCCACTCAGATAGTAAACACACTTGCACCGGGACAAACAGATACCATCACTGTAGGGAATATTACGTTGATTTCACCATTAAATACATTATGTACGTACATCAATGTTCCCGGCGATAACAATAATAGCAATGACACCAATTGTATAAATATAAATGCTCTTTCGTTGGTTCAATTGCCCTACTTTGAAAATTTTGATTCCGGTCCCGGAGCATGGACCCAGGTTTCAAATCCAAATACACTTTGGGAACACGGTACACCCAACTATCTCACCACTTCATCAGCGCACTCCGGTGTATATTGTTGGGATATCAATCTCAACACCGGTTACGGCCCAAGTGCTTTTTCTATTTTAAGTAGTCCGGTATTCGATCTTTCTACCGCGGGTTTGTGCAGATTAAGTTTCTGGAGAAATAATGATTCTGAAGCTTCCTGGGACGGGACAAGAATGGAATACACCATTAACAATGGAATCACATGGAATTTACTTGGCAGTGTGAGCGATCCCAATGCAACAAACTGGTATAATTTTGCAAGTATTAATTCGTCCGGACAACCTGCATGGGCAGGAACATCCAACGGTTGGGTAAAGAGCACTTACTTACTTCAACAGGTATTAGGGCAAAACAATGTTCAGTTTCGTTACATTTTTACGAGTGATGTTAGCGTGCAAACACAAGGTGTCAGCATTGATGATTTCAGCATCCAGGAGTTGCCGGATTTTGATGCAGAACTAATATATTCCTACACTAACAGTCCTTCTTTTCCAGCCGGCGGAATGAGCGACTCTATATTTTTTTTAATAAAAAACAACGGATCACAGATCATTAACACCTTCACCTATCAATACGCTGTCAACGGCATCATCAATACAAGCGCCTTGAATTTCGGTAATCTTTTACCCGGTGATTCTCTTCTTATTTCATTGCCCGGGTTCCTGGTCAATCCCCTTAATCAATCCATTTGCAGCAAAATCATTCTCCAAAATGATGCGGACACAAGTAATAATTTATTTTGTTTTCCTATATTGGGTTTACCCACCTACACACCCACCTTTGAAGATAATTTTGACAATGGAAATACGGGCTGGTATAGTGAAAACGCAGGAGTACCAGGAACTTCATGGGAATTTGGAGTTCCCGCATTTGGCGCAACATCGGGCACTTATTCTCCCCCCTATTGCTGGGATATTAATTTAACTTCAGGGTATGCTTCTTCAGCCAATTGCAGACTCAATTCTCCTATTTTCGATTTAAGTGCGGCGGTTCACCCCACGCTTAGCTTTTGGCAAAATCGAAATGCAGAAATGGGATGGGACGGATTAAAACTCGAGTATAGAAATATAGGTGATACACTTTGGCAGGTTATGGGAATTTTAAATGATACCAATGCCATCAATTGGTACAATGATGCACAATTAATTTCATCGCAAAGTCCGGGATGGACAGGCAGTTCTTCAGGCTGGACACCCTCCATTTATAATCTTGATGTTTTAAATCTCTCTAACCTCGTACAGTTTCGATTTGTCTTTAACTCAGATTTCTCGACCAATACAGATGGTGTGTCAATTGACAATTTTAAATTGACAACCATTTACAGCAATGATGCGGCATTGCTTACTATTATATCACCGGGATCTAATGCTATTCAAGGCACTTCTACACCTGTTGAAGTATTACTTAGAAACATGGGATCTTCAACTTTAACCAACTTAGACATTACTTATCGCCATAATAGTGGAATTCCGGTCACATTTAACTGGACCGGAAATCTTGCAACAGATTCCACTCAATTGGTTGCTCTTCCTCCAATTTTTCCTGTTGGTGGTCCGAATACTTTAGAAGTGTTTATTAATTGGTCCGGAGATTTATATCAAGGAAACGATACTGTACAAACGAGTTTCTTTGGAATTGTAACTGCGGGTCTCCCTTACAGTTATGACTTCGAAAGTGGATCGAACGGATGGGGTGCAAATACAGGACCGGGCAATACTAACTGGGAACTGGGAACACCCAATTTCGGACCTTTAAACACTACACACTCCGGAAATGCTTGCTGGGATATTAACCTCACTATGCCCTATTTTAATCTCGCGCAGGCAGTACTCACTTCTCCTATCTTTGATATCAACCCCTATAATATCATCACCATTCAGTTTTGGATAAATTATTCTGCCGAGAGCAATGCAGATGGAATGTTTGTAGAATATTCTACGAATGGGAATACCTGGCAGCGATTGGGATCAATAAACGATCCTTTGGGTACCAACTGGTACAATTCCAATTTATATCAAAGCAATGAGGGTTGGAGTGGGATTTCGAATGGTTGGCAATCGGTGAGTTATGAGTATACAAGTCCGTGGGGAAACAACTATTTGCAGTTGCGATTTAAATTTATCAGCGATTTTAACTTAGTTGATGCCGGGTTTTCATTGGATGATATTAACATTACAGGAGTAACCGGAGTTTCGGAAAACAGTAGTGAAGATCATATCACTATTTATCCAAACCCTGCCCATACATTTTCAAAAATCAATATTCAATCGAAGCAGCGCAGAAATTTTCAACTTCAATTATTAAATAGTGAAGGGCGAATTCTTAGCCACTTCAAAATTGGGGAAAACCCTTTTGAAATTGATACACGTTCTATACCGGAGGGGCTTTATTTGCTACGATTCACGGATGAAAATGCTAAACAAATTGTTAAACCATTGTTGATTATTCACCGGTGA
- a CDS encoding T9SS type A sorting domain-containing protein, producing MKKLLLICLLWIGISSNARASHMMGGQITIEHISGMDYHLVYTAYRDMTGIPIAMVSSINFVDSLSGANFQVAVSYDTIINVLVPGVEEYVYDTVITFPSVGEWYISYEECCRNAAILNMTQPGGEFHHFYTIIQIDSSNSSPVFLNPPIVLAQDSVPFYYNPLPFDADGDSIAWSLDVPLSGNGVPVAGYTLPPSDSLVPFNMDPITGEITFLPNTLGNFQVSVRVKEYRNGVQIGEITRDMQIIVVPSPNTPATVMIVANTAPFNGKVYSITPGTAFSLNVTVFDMDAQAISILGNGEPFLLTSNQAQLAVTNGVGSASAILSWTPSAAQERTAPYIMGLRISEIYSNYVFQSDISISLRVGFGTTGIVENALSSAISVSPNPSTGNFAIQFNSTSNSPVKVDITSIDGKVAQGFTKDQIVSGLNVIQVNNLNLAKGAYIVRVEQDGKYLGMQRLIIQH from the coding sequence ATGAAAAAATTATTACTCATTTGTTTGCTATGGATAGGAATATCTTCCAACGCAAGGGCTTCTCATATGATGGGAGGACAGATAACCATCGAGCACATAAGCGGAATGGATTATCACCTTGTGTATACGGCTTACAGAGATATGACAGGTATTCCCATTGCAATGGTATCAAGTATTAATTTTGTTGATTCATTATCAGGAGCAAATTTTCAAGTGGCCGTTTCTTATGATACCATAATAAATGTCCTTGTTCCCGGTGTTGAAGAATATGTTTATGACACCGTTATTACTTTTCCTTCTGTGGGTGAATGGTATATTTCTTATGAAGAATGTTGCAGAAATGCAGCAATTCTAAATATGACACAGCCTGGAGGTGAGTTCCATCATTTTTACACTATAATTCAAATCGATTCCTCCAATTCCAGTCCTGTGTTTTTGAATCCCCCTATAGTTTTAGCTCAGGATAGTGTTCCCTTCTATTACAATCCCCTGCCATTTGATGCGGATGGTGATTCAATCGCATGGTCATTAGATGTTCCTCTTTCCGGTAATGGTGTTCCGGTTGCAGGTTATACTTTGCCTCCGTCAGATTCACTGGTTCCTTTTAATATGGATCCGATCACAGGTGAGATCACCTTCCTTCCTAATACACTAGGTAATTTCCAGGTTTCAGTTAGAGTGAAGGAATATCGAAATGGAGTGCAAATTGGTGAGATTACACGTGATATGCAGATTATTGTTGTACCAAGTCCAAATACACCTGCAACAGTAATGATTGTTGCGAATACAGCACCATTCAACGGCAAAGTGTATTCGATTACTCCGGGTACTGCCTTTAGTTTGAACGTAACTGTGTTTGATATGGATGCTCAGGCGATTTCTATTCTTGGAAATGGGGAACCTTTCTTATTAACATCAAATCAGGCTCAATTAGCTGTGACGAATGGTGTTGGTTCTGCCTCTGCCATTTTATCCTGGACTCCTTCTGCAGCACAGGAAAGAACGGCACCCTACATAATGGGACTTCGAATTTCAGAAATTTATAGCAACTACGTATTCCAAAGTGATATATCTATTTCGCTGAGAGTAGGATTCGGTACTACCGGCATCGTAGAGAATGCTTTGAGTTCGGCAATTAGCGTGTCTCCAAATCCTTCAACCGGAAATTTTGCTATTCAATTTAATTCCACTTCTAATTCACCGGTTAAAGTAGACATCACCTCTATTGATGGTAAAGTGGCTCAAGGATTTACAAAAGATCAAATCGTTTCAGGATTAAATGTAATTCAAGTGAATAATCTTAATCTTGCAAAAGGAGCCTATATTGTTCGGGTTGAACAGGATGGTAAATATCTTGGAATGCAGCGTTTGATTATCCAGCATTAG
- a CDS encoding EamA family transporter, with protein MQKAYLQMHIAIVLWGFTAILGKVILLDEGLLVWYRMLLSTIATGIFLFATSKMRFLPKKQILQIVTIGLLITLHWITFYGAIKASNVSIAISCFSSVALFTAILDPLLHGKRPKVPEILTGLAVIVGIYIIFSVQQFYLKGILLSIASAFLASLFTILNKRISNTIPPEIITFYELGTGFLLLTLMLPVWFIINESQFELPGFMDLIYLLLLSVVCTTFAFTISLYALQKIDAFTMNLSVNLEPLYSIILAILLFNEHQSMGIEFYIGSGIILLSVATHGYFTLRRTRLALKNTTPAN; from the coding sequence ATGCAGAAAGCTTATCTCCAGATGCACATTGCTATTGTGCTTTGGGGATTTACAGCCATATTAGGAAAAGTCATTCTACTAGACGAGGGATTACTGGTTTGGTATAGAATGTTGCTGAGTACTATTGCCACGGGAATATTTTTATTTGCTACCTCAAAAATGCGGTTTCTCCCAAAAAAGCAAATTTTACAAATTGTCACAATCGGGTTATTAATAACGTTGCACTGGATCACCTTTTATGGAGCGATTAAAGCATCGAATGTATCCATTGCCATTTCCTGCTTTTCAAGTGTGGCATTGTTCACAGCCATCCTTGATCCACTGCTACATGGCAAAAGACCTAAGGTACCGGAAATACTCACCGGGTTAGCTGTCATCGTTGGCATCTATATTATATTTTCTGTGCAGCAATTTTATCTGAAAGGGATTCTACTATCCATTGCCAGTGCCTTCCTCGCCTCTTTGTTTACTATACTTAATAAAAGAATCAGTAATACTATACCTCCGGAAATCATTACATTTTATGAGCTGGGGACCGGATTTTTATTGCTCACCTTAATGCTTCCGGTTTGGTTTATCATCAACGAAAGTCAATTTGAATTACCCGGCTTTATGGACCTTATATATCTGCTATTATTGAGCGTGGTTTGTACCACTTTTGCCTTCACCATTTCGCTTTATGCGCTTCAGAAAATTGATGCTTTCACCATGAACCTGAGTGTGAACCTGGAACCACTGTACAGCATCATATTGGCCATACTTCTATTCAACGAACATCAATCGATGGGAATAGAATTTTATATCGGTAGCGGTATCATCTTGCTATCCGTCGCGACGCACGGATATTTTACCTTAAGAAGGACCCGACTTGCTCTTAAAAACACTACTCCTGCGAACTAA
- the maf gene encoding septum formation protein Maf — MNPLTKKFEGTRIILGTASPRREELFRQLGLTFEIIKKDFDETYPEQFRREDISMFLARKKALAYKADVADGGIVITSDTIVAVDELILGKPTDIKDAERMLRLLSGRKHSVVTGVCIMSSKKSESFFVKTDVSFKTLKDNEIEYYLENFSPLDKAGAYGIQDWIGMIGVEYILGSFYNVVGLPTKELYDNLMRF, encoded by the coding sequence ATGAATCCACTTACAAAAAAGTTTGAAGGTACCCGAATAATCCTTGGGACAGCATCTCCAAGAAGAGAAGAATTATTTAGACAGCTCGGACTGACTTTCGAAATTATTAAGAAAGATTTTGATGAAACCTATCCCGAGCAATTCAGGAGAGAAGATATTTCTATGTTTTTAGCAAGAAAAAAAGCATTGGCTTATAAGGCCGATGTTGCAGATGGAGGTATTGTTATCACATCGGACACCATTGTAGCTGTTGACGAACTTATCTTAGGAAAACCAACTGACATCAAAGATGCTGAACGTATGTTGCGTTTACTATCAGGCAGGAAGCATTCTGTAGTTACAGGTGTTTGCATCATGTCATCCAAAAAATCAGAATCATTTTTTGTAAAAACCGATGTATCCTTTAAGACGTTAAAAGATAATGAAATTGAGTATTATCTGGAAAACTTCTCTCCGCTTGATAAGGCCGGTGCTTATGGCATTCAGGATTGGATTGGGATGATAGGTGTAGAATATATTCTCGGTTCTTTTTACAATGTAGTGGGTTTACCGACAAAGGAGCTATACGATAATCTGATGCGTTTCTAA
- a CDS encoding geranylgeranylglycerol-phosphate geranylgeranyltransferase — MAVHIFKLIRWPNLIIIGLLQYLLRYSLMEPILETEGLGLLMTDFEFALLSFSCILIAAGGYVINDIEDEKIDRINKPDQLIVGNHITKDSALNLYLLLSFLGILCGFYLSYIKGYSYLGIINLIISGMLYFYSTSYKCIPVLGNIIISLLSAAVVFIVVIPEPFVKEHPGIMLIVGAFMFFSFLLTLVREIIKDIEDSDGDRKAGCATLANKIGQTPGKWIATLITLLVLIVLISAQVLSQQWESFIPFIYIVLFIDLPLLRIIYLLIKAENKSDFSLASFWLKITMFTGTISLAVFNYSFN, encoded by the coding sequence ATGGCTGTACATATCTTCAAATTAATCCGGTGGCCCAACCTCATCATCATCGGGCTATTGCAATATCTACTTCGCTATTCTTTAATGGAGCCCATTCTGGAGACGGAAGGTCTTGGCTTGCTAATGACGGATTTTGAATTCGCGCTTCTATCGTTTTCGTGTATTTTAATTGCAGCGGGCGGATATGTAATCAATGATATTGAAGATGAAAAAATAGACAGGATCAATAAGCCGGATCAATTAATCGTTGGAAATCATATTACAAAGGACAGTGCCTTAAACTTATATTTGCTTTTAAGTTTCTTAGGGATTCTTTGCGGATTTTATCTCAGTTATATTAAGGGATATTCATATCTCGGCATCATCAACCTGATCATTTCAGGAATGCTATACTTCTACTCTACTTCATACAAGTGCATTCCTGTATTAGGAAACATCATCATTTCTTTACTTTCAGCGGCTGTAGTATTCATTGTAGTCATTCCGGAACCTTTTGTAAAAGAGCATCCCGGCATCATGTTAATCGTAGGCGCTTTTATGTTTTTCTCTTTTTTACTGACGTTGGTACGGGAAATCATTAAAGACATCGAGGATAGTGATGGTGACCGCAAGGCGGGCTGTGCTACTCTTGCAAATAAAATCGGGCAAACACCCGGTAAATGGATTGCCACATTAATCACTTTACTCGTTTTAATAGTTCTAATTAGTGCTCAAGTGCTTAGCCAACAGTGGGAAAGTTTCATTCCATTCATATACATTGTACTGTTTATTGATTTACCATTATTAAGAATAATTTATTTACTGATAAAAGCAGAGAATAAATCCGATTTTTCATTAGCCAGTTTTTGGCTTAAAATCACTATGTTTACAGGCACAATATCACTTGCTGTATTTAATTACAGTTTCAATTAG